The Nitrospira sp. genome window below encodes:
- the era gene encoding GTPase Era: protein MKFGSVAIIGRSNVGKSTLLNRLLKEKIAIVSDKPQTTRTRILGVAHVDGAQIVFLDTPGFHEPRHLLNRRMVRTTLDTFDDADVLYVVVEATAQPGPGDLAVIEHVKQAVAKQARPVVLVINKVDLVNKARLLPLMEQYLRIFPWTEIVPVSAQTADNTERLLTVTVSLLDEGEATYGEDVITDQSMRTLAAELVREKILQQTYEEIPHSVAVEIEEFVETKKLFKIGAVVLVEKESQKGILIGKHGERLKQVGTAAREEMERLFGVKVFLKLWVKVRDSWREDEQTLAELGY, encoded by the coding sequence GAAAAGATCGCAATTGTTTCGGACAAGCCGCAGACGACCAGGACGCGCATTCTGGGCGTGGCCCATGTGGACGGCGCGCAGATCGTCTTTCTTGACACCCCGGGGTTTCACGAGCCGCGTCATTTGTTGAACCGCCGCATGGTGCGTACAACGCTGGATACGTTTGACGACGCCGATGTGTTGTACGTCGTGGTCGAAGCGACGGCTCAGCCGGGTCCCGGTGACCTAGCCGTCATCGAACACGTGAAGCAGGCGGTTGCCAAACAGGCGCGTCCCGTGGTGTTGGTGATCAATAAGGTCGATCTGGTGAACAAGGCGCGACTTCTTCCCTTGATGGAGCAGTACCTGCGGATTTTTCCGTGGACCGAGATCGTGCCGGTGTCGGCTCAGACCGCCGACAATACCGAACGGTTGTTGACGGTCACGGTATCGCTGCTCGACGAAGGGGAAGCGACCTATGGTGAGGACGTCATCACGGATCAGTCGATGCGGACGTTGGCGGCCGAGCTAGTGCGGGAGAAGATCCTGCAGCAGACGTATGAGGAGATTCCGCATTCCGTGGCAGTGGAAATTGAAGAGTTTGTGGAAACCAAGAAACTGTTCAAGATCGGCGCCGTGGTGCTCGTCGAAAAGGAGTCGCAGAAGGGTATTCTGATCGGCAAACATGGTGAACGGCTCAAGCAGGTGGGGACGGCGGCCCGGGAAGAAATGGAACGGCTGTTCGGGGTGAAGGTGTTTTTGAAGTTATGGGTGAAAGTGCGTGATTCGTGGCGAGAGGACGAACAAACCCTCGCGGAGCTGGGTTATTAA
- the mgtE gene encoding magnesium transporter produces the protein MTNGQSKSDARLVSIQRLLRRGAITNLAKMLARMHPADIANVIDHLSSLKEKREIFELVRGDVKRGQVLSELDGESITLVLSDLLPSDAAWLLKDLGSDDIAHILSVIPNERAKDILALMRTEDSTEIADLLKYPKGTAGGIMTTEFFALSEDATAQEAIRRLQQATDAEMVFYIYVTDKDDRLVGVLSLRQLLTVPPATPLKNIMTRDLISVAVDMDQEEVSRQVASYNLLAIPVVERDGKLVGIITVDDVVDVIREEATEDMLKMAGAIEEDSMFKSSSMVAARVRLPWLFTNLVGSLLSGMLLWMFRYTIQEVVAIVSFIPVIAAMGGNVGLQSSTLIIRGLATGMVELTDVWKIFFREAKIAFLMGIACSLMLTIVGWLWHQVFLGMVVGVSLITAFLVSTSMATVMPIVLKRMGVDPAVAAGPFVTTANDITGIAIYLTLATIFLDQLR, from the coding sequence GTGACCAACGGTCAGTCCAAGTCCGATGCGCGTCTAGTCTCCATTCAGCGGCTGCTGCGCCGCGGCGCTATCACGAATCTGGCGAAGATGTTGGCGCGGATGCATCCGGCCGACATCGCGAACGTTATCGACCACCTCTCGTCGTTGAAAGAAAAACGCGAAATCTTCGAACTGGTGCGCGGAGACGTCAAGCGCGGCCAGGTACTCAGCGAGTTGGATGGCGAAAGCATCACGCTGGTGCTGTCCGACCTGTTGCCTTCCGACGCGGCGTGGCTTCTGAAGGATCTCGGTTCAGACGATATCGCACACATCTTGAGTGTGATTCCGAACGAGCGCGCGAAGGACATCCTGGCGCTGATGCGGACAGAGGACTCCACCGAAATCGCCGACTTGTTGAAGTACCCGAAGGGGACAGCCGGCGGCATCATGACCACGGAGTTTTTCGCCCTCTCGGAAGATGCCACCGCGCAGGAGGCCATTCGCCGTCTGCAGCAGGCGACCGATGCGGAGATGGTGTTTTACATCTACGTGACGGATAAGGACGATCGGCTGGTCGGGGTGTTGTCGCTGCGTCAGTTGTTAACCGTTCCGCCCGCGACCCCGCTCAAGAACATTATGACCCGCGACCTCATCAGCGTCGCCGTGGACATGGATCAGGAGGAAGTGTCGCGCCAGGTGGCGAGTTATAACCTGTTGGCGATTCCGGTCGTGGAACGGGACGGGAAATTGGTTGGAATCATCACGGTGGACGACGTGGTCGACGTCATCCGGGAGGAAGCCACCGAGGACATGTTGAAGATGGCCGGGGCCATTGAGGAAGACTCGATGTTCAAGTCCTCCAGCATGGTTGCCGCCCGCGTCCGTCTTCCCTGGTTGTTTACCAATCTCGTGGGGAGTCTGTTGTCCGGCATGCTGCTCTGGATGTTCCGCTATACCATTCAGGAAGTCGTGGCCATTGTCAGCTTTATCCCGGTCATCGCAGCGATGGGCGGCAACGTCGGCCTCCAATCGTCCACGCTCATCATTCGCGGTCTCGCGACCGGCATGGTCGAACTGACCGATGTCTGGAAGATCTTTTTTCGGGAAGCTAAGATCGCATTTCTGATGGGGATTGCCTGCAGTCTCATGCTGACCATTGTCGGCTGGCTCTGGCACCAGGTGTTTCTGGGCATGGTGGTGGGCGTGTCGCTGATTACGGCCTTCCTGGTGTCGACGAGCATGGCGACGGTGATGCCGATCGTCCTGAAGCGAATGGGCGTCGATCCTGCCGTGGCTGCCGGACCGTTCGTCACGACGGCCAACGATATCACCGGGATCGCCATCTACCTCACGCTGGCGACGATCTTCCTCGATCAGCTTCGATAA
- the recO gene encoding DNA repair protein RecO yields the protein MPLVKTAAIVLHSRKWGDADRIVTFYTMQFGKLRGVARGARRLKSRLGGMIEPFTLCQLDLFEKPGDSLYRISQVTIDEPFSKFRDDLALMTAAGRMVNLVNAVMAEGDAEPRVFDMLESGLRLLLESRDAAWTTLLFQIRLLGMTGFRPQMEQCAACGQVRRGPLPQFSPLAGGMVCERCASRQPFRCTILSRGSVAFLHQALQIQPALLSRLQAAGQVRAEVESVIESYVTVVAGRRLPPVDFLTNGGSA from the coding sequence ATGCCGCTGGTAAAGACGGCTGCGATCGTGCTGCATAGCCGGAAGTGGGGCGATGCCGATCGGATCGTGACGTTCTACACCATGCAATTTGGGAAACTGCGCGGGGTCGCGCGGGGTGCCCGCCGGCTGAAGAGCCGGTTGGGCGGGATGATCGAGCCGTTTACGCTTTGCCAACTCGATCTGTTCGAAAAGCCCGGCGACTCGCTGTACAGGATCTCCCAAGTCACGATCGATGAACCGTTCTCAAAGTTTCGTGATGACCTTGCACTCATGACGGCGGCTGGCCGTATGGTCAATCTGGTCAACGCCGTGATGGCGGAGGGCGATGCGGAGCCGCGTGTCTTTGACATGCTGGAGTCCGGGTTGCGCCTGTTGTTGGAGAGTCGTGATGCGGCCTGGACGACGTTGTTGTTTCAAATCCGTTTATTGGGTATGACCGGATTTCGACCCCAGATGGAGCAATGTGCCGCCTGCGGTCAGGTGCGTCGGGGACCCCTTCCGCAATTTTCTCCGTTGGCCGGAGGGATGGTGTGTGAACGGTGCGCGAGCCGTCAGCCGTTCCGGTGTACGATCCTGTCTCGTGGGAGTGTGGCCTTTCTTCATCAGGCGTTACAGATCCAACCCGCCTTGTTGAGCCGGTTACAGGCGGCCGGGCAGGTGCGGGCCGAGGTTGAGTCGGTGATCGAGAGTTATGTCACCGTGGTGGCGGGGCGGCGATTGCCGCCGGTCGATTTCCTTACCAATGGAGGCTCTGCCTGA
- a CDS encoding DUF971 domain-containing protein, with translation MSELVLEPTDMEWVEKGVLSITWNDGHKARYPVRYLRQHCPCAACTDEWTGELRLKPDDVPMLIMLQDIQPVGRYAFQITWSDGHDTGIYSYAFLRRLCQCDLCQPVKPVEPRSRRLL, from the coding sequence ATGAGTGAATTGGTGCTCGAGCCCACTGACATGGAGTGGGTGGAGAAGGGCGTGTTAAGCATTACGTGGAATGACGGCCACAAAGCCCGTTATCCCGTCCGCTACCTGCGGCAGCATTGCCCCTGCGCCGCCTGCACTGATGAATGGACGGGCGAACTGCGATTGAAACCGGATGATGTGCCGATGCTCATTATGTTGCAGGATATTCAGCCTGTCGGACGGTACGCGTTTCAGATTACGTGGAGTGATGGGCACGATACGGGGATCTACTCCTATGCATTTCTTCGCCGGCTCTGCCAGTGTGATCTCTGTCAGCCCGTGAAGCCGGTGGAGCCGCGTTCCAGGCGGTTGCTGTAA
- the glgA gene encoding glycogen synthase GlgA, protein MESTAPQRPLHICLVASEVVPLAKTGGLADVVGALAAEWASLGHDVAVVLPAYRQVDALGYEMADLCTLSIPTGGLVLDVRIQQVFVPTLRVAGPGRLRMFVVRHDPFFSRPGLYQEAGRDYPDNLDRFVLFCRSVMELLLHLHDAEQWHTDVLHLHDWQAALCAVYLRTLYHTRSSLSRTRSVLTIHNLGYQGLFPAEQFPVTGLPVHLYTPAALEFYGRVNVLKGGLVFADRLTTVSPTYSQEIQTAEYGCGLEGVIGERKSVLSGIVNGIDADLWNPTADQYLSAPYTSSDLSGKVRCKQALQRELGLRPLKGPLLAVIARLTSQKGIDLVIDIFPELMTLNVQVVILGTGDPLYERQVRELGERYPGRVAVRNVFDEGLAHRIEAGADMFLMPSRYEPCGLSQLYSLRYGTVPIVRKTGGLADTVVGYTPTAAKESRATGFMFTDTQAASLLTAVLLALSVYRKKAEWHRLVKAGMEQDLSWTRSASMYLELFQELVSDGQAST, encoded by the coding sequence ATGGAATCCACGGCTCCTCAACGTCCCCTCCACATCTGTCTGGTCGCGTCAGAGGTCGTTCCCCTGGCCAAAACGGGTGGCCTAGCGGATGTCGTCGGTGCGCTTGCCGCTGAGTGGGCCTCGCTCGGACATGATGTGGCCGTGGTACTGCCCGCCTATCGACAGGTGGATGCGCTTGGCTATGAGATGGCAGATCTCTGCACCCTGTCGATTCCCACCGGGGGCCTGGTGCTCGACGTTCGCATTCAGCAGGTGTTCGTTCCTACGCTGCGGGTCGCGGGGCCTGGGCGTTTGCGAATGTTCGTTGTCCGCCATGATCCATTTTTCTCAAGGCCTGGCCTGTATCAGGAGGCCGGCCGTGACTATCCTGACAATCTCGACCGATTCGTCCTGTTCTGTCGAAGTGTCATGGAACTGTTGCTGCATCTCCATGACGCGGAACAATGGCACACGGATGTGTTGCATCTCCACGATTGGCAGGCCGCGCTCTGTGCCGTATACCTGCGGACGCTGTATCACACTAGGTCTTCGCTGAGCCGGACCAGAAGCGTGCTGACGATTCACAATCTGGGTTACCAGGGATTGTTCCCGGCGGAACAATTTCCTGTGACGGGGTTGCCTGTTCACTTGTATACGCCTGCCGCCCTTGAGTTTTATGGGCGGGTGAATGTGTTAAAGGGGGGGCTGGTGTTTGCCGATCGTCTGACGACCGTGAGCCCGACCTACAGTCAGGAGATTCAGACGGCCGAATATGGATGTGGACTAGAGGGAGTCATCGGTGAGCGAAAGTCGGTGTTGTCAGGAATTGTGAATGGCATCGATGCGGATCTCTGGAACCCCACCGCCGACCAGTATCTCTCAGCCCCCTATACGTCCTCCGACCTCTCTGGCAAGGTTCGTTGTAAGCAGGCGTTACAGCGTGAGTTGGGACTTCGCCCGCTCAAGGGCCCGCTTCTGGCGGTGATTGCGAGACTGACCAGCCAGAAAGGCATCGATCTGGTCATCGACATTTTTCCGGAACTCATGACGCTCAATGTTCAGGTCGTCATCCTTGGAACTGGGGATCCACTGTATGAGCGGCAGGTGCGTGAGCTGGGGGAACGCTATCCCGGTCGAGTGGCGGTTCGCAATGTGTTTGATGAGGGGCTCGCTCACCGTATTGAAGCCGGCGCCGACATGTTTCTCATGCCCTCGCGCTATGAGCCATGCGGCCTGAGTCAGCTCTACAGTCTGCGTTATGGAACCGTGCCTATTGTGAGAAAGACCGGCGGGCTCGCCGATACGGTCGTGGGATACACACCGACTGCTGCGAAAGAATCACGCGCCACTGGATTCATGTTTACGGATACACAAGCAGCTTCCCTCTTGACGGCTGTTCTGCTCGCCCTTTCGGTCTACAGAAAAAAGGCAGAGTGGCACCGTCTCGTCAAGGCAGGCATGGAGCAGGACTTGTCCTGGACTCGTTCGGCGTCGATGTATCTCGAGCTATTTCAGGAATTGGTATCGGACGGGCAAGCGAGCACGTGA
- the aepX gene encoding phosphoenolpyruvate mutase, whose amino-acid sequence MNSRHPLTKTRQFRTLLQSEQLEFICEAHNGLSAKIVEEAGFAGIWASGLSISAQFGVRDNNEASWTQVLEDLEFMSDATKVPILLDGDTGYGNFNNMQRLIRKLEQRNIAAVCIEDKLFPKTNSFLKGDAQPMADMQEFCGKIKAGKDAQTDPDFCLIARVEAFICGWGLTEALRRAEAYHQAGADGILIHSALSVPDEILAFKREWGNRCPVVIVPTKYYSTPTDVFRQQGFSMVIWANHMLRAAVAAMQKTARALKHSENLLSIEDKVATVSEIFRLQNAAELLEAEERYLPRGAEGTSAVVLAASRGEELGELTADQPKTMVKIQGAPILTHIVDAYNAVGIKDILVVRGYKKESVRLPNLTYVDNEKFAETGELESLSLALQAKKGLFQPTIVSYGDVLFNKYIPQALCQETDDCVIFVDSNWQDQTSYARLGGFAECTFPNARKAFNATVHLKQLGSAIPPDSIHGVWMGFLKLSPNAAAMVDQLLLEMLARPEHRKAGIPQLLQALLTRDYPIRVLYTVGHWLDINSLEDVIQAGNF is encoded by the coding sequence ATGAATTCGAGACATCCGCTCACCAAAACCCGTCAATTTCGCACGTTACTTCAGTCTGAGCAGTTGGAGTTCATTTGTGAAGCGCACAATGGTCTGAGCGCCAAAATTGTGGAGGAGGCCGGGTTTGCCGGGATTTGGGCCAGCGGGTTGTCCATCTCGGCTCAGTTTGGCGTGCGCGACAATAACGAAGCCAGCTGGACACAGGTGCTCGAAGATCTGGAGTTCATGTCCGACGCCACGAAGGTGCCTATTCTGCTTGATGGTGATACCGGATACGGAAATTTCAACAATATGCAGCGTCTGATCCGGAAACTGGAGCAGCGCAATATTGCCGCGGTATGCATTGAGGACAAGTTATTCCCCAAAACGAACAGTTTCCTCAAAGGCGATGCGCAGCCGATGGCAGACATGCAGGAATTTTGCGGGAAGATCAAAGCCGGCAAGGATGCGCAAACGGATCCGGATTTTTGCCTCATCGCGCGGGTCGAAGCATTCATTTGCGGATGGGGACTGACTGAAGCTTTGCGTCGAGCCGAGGCGTATCACCAGGCCGGGGCTGACGGTATTCTCATTCATAGCGCGCTATCGGTTCCTGATGAGATCCTGGCGTTTAAGCGTGAATGGGGTAACCGTTGCCCCGTCGTCATCGTTCCCACGAAATACTACTCCACGCCCACAGATGTCTTTCGCCAACAGGGCTTTTCGATGGTGATTTGGGCGAACCACATGCTGCGAGCAGCGGTCGCGGCCATGCAAAAAACGGCGCGAGCGCTCAAGCACAGTGAGAATCTTCTGTCTATCGAAGATAAGGTGGCGACGGTTTCAGAAATCTTCCGGCTGCAAAATGCCGCGGAACTGCTGGAGGCTGAGGAACGTTATCTTCCACGCGGTGCTGAGGGCACATCCGCGGTGGTCCTGGCGGCGTCGAGGGGGGAAGAGCTGGGGGAATTAACGGCGGATCAGCCGAAAACCATGGTGAAGATTCAGGGGGCGCCGATTCTCACTCATATCGTCGATGCGTACAACGCCGTCGGGATCAAGGACATTCTCGTGGTGCGCGGATACAAGAAGGAGTCTGTGCGTCTTCCGAATTTGACGTATGTCGATAATGAGAAATTTGCGGAGACGGGTGAGTTAGAGTCGTTGTCGCTGGCTTTGCAAGCCAAGAAGGGGCTGTTTCAGCCGACGATCGTTTCCTACGGGGATGTGCTGTTCAATAAGTATATCCCGCAGGCCTTATGCCAAGAAACGGATGATTGCGTGATCTTTGTCGACAGTAATTGGCAGGATCAAACCAGCTATGCCCGTCTGGGTGGGTTCGCGGAGTGCACCTTTCCGAATGCTCGGAAGGCGTTCAATGCAACGGTCCATCTCAAACAACTGGGCAGCGCAATTCCACCCGACTCCATCCATGGCGTATGGATGGGATTTCTCAAATTGTCTCCCAACGCGGCGGCGATGGTTGACCAACTTCTTCTGGAGATGCTTGCCAGGCCGGAGCATCGGAAGGCCGGCATTCCGCAATTGCTTCAGGCGCTACTCACACGCGACTATCCGATACGGGTGTTGTATACCGTGGGGCATTGGCTGGATATCAACAGTCTTGAGGATGTAATTCAAGCCGGCAACTTCTGA
- the aepY gene encoding phosphonopyruvate decarboxylase, which yields MIDPQKFLACLQANGVDFFAGVPDSLLKELCACLEYVPPAGQHVITANEGGAVALALGYHLATRKIPLVYLQNSGLGNIINPLLSLADAEVYAVPMLLVIGWRGEPGVHDEPQHTKQGRVMLAMLESMGIPYSILGPESEDPQIALEPALTIIRKTSAPFALVIKKGTFGSFSPPEGMSPVFELTREAAIQQVLECLDDRDIVVATTGMASREVYEYRARKGQGHERDFLTVGGMGHASQIALGLALHKPHRSVYCLDGDGALLMHMGGLAITGALKPRNLKHIVLNNGAHDSVGGQPTVGFMVDILGMARAAAYEQVFQARTGGEVRSGVTGLKHSRGPSLLEIRVRRGARKDLGRPASTPIQNKHSFMDFVAG from the coding sequence ATGATTGATCCGCAGAAGTTTCTCGCATGTTTGCAGGCCAATGGGGTCGATTTCTTTGCCGGAGTGCCGGATTCACTGTTGAAAGAGCTGTGCGCGTGTCTTGAATATGTGCCGCCAGCCGGGCAGCATGTCATCACCGCCAATGAAGGTGGGGCGGTTGCCCTCGCACTTGGCTATCACCTCGCGACGCGAAAAATTCCTCTTGTGTATCTGCAAAACTCAGGGCTGGGGAACATCATCAATCCGTTGTTATCATTGGCCGATGCTGAGGTCTATGCCGTCCCCATGCTGCTCGTCATTGGTTGGCGGGGAGAGCCTGGCGTGCATGACGAGCCGCAACATACGAAACAGGGGCGAGTGATGTTGGCTATGCTTGAGAGCATGGGCATTCCGTATTCCATTCTCGGGCCGGAATCGGAAGATCCTCAAATTGCACTCGAGCCGGCGTTGACCATCATTCGGAAGACTAGCGCGCCGTTCGCCTTGGTGATAAAGAAGGGAACATTTGGATCTTTTTCACCCCCGGAGGGAATGAGTCCAGTGTTTGAACTCACCCGCGAGGCTGCCATTCAGCAGGTGCTTGAATGTCTGGATGATCGCGATATTGTCGTCGCGACGACCGGTATGGCTTCACGGGAAGTCTACGAATATCGTGCTCGCAAAGGGCAGGGGCATGAGCGTGATTTTTTAACGGTGGGGGGGATGGGACATGCCTCTCAGATTGCTCTCGGCTTGGCACTTCACAAGCCCCATCGTTCTGTGTATTGTCTAGATGGAGACGGCGCACTCCTGATGCATATGGGAGGGCTTGCTATTACAGGCGCGCTGAAACCGCGAAATCTCAAGCACATTGTTTTGAATAACGGAGCGCATGATTCTGTGGGAGGGCAGCCGACGGTGGGATTCATGGTGGATATCCTTGGTATGGCTCGTGCCGCCGCCTATGAACAGGTATTTCAAGCACGGACGGGCGGCGAAGTCAGGTCGGGCGTGACCGGATTGAAGCATTCACGTGGGCCGAGTTTGTTGGAGATTCGTGTGCGCCGCGGAGCCAGGAAAGATTTGGGACGACCGGCGAGTACCCCGATTCAGAACAAACATTCATTCATGGATTTTGTGGCAGGGTAG
- a CDS encoding response regulator transcription factor yields MNRQATELSKLINMSESGGTPAKAAQGVLPSVLTELCAEIIKALQVRTEAKDWEQFEVKRIAGNPNQPVLLRGFGLPDRGGVQYARLVVTLEELGRRQQLSTDQAKERFQLTNREQSVVENLAKGWTNKEIANALKITEQTVKEHIKHIMRKTNSTTRTGVLVQIFRS; encoded by the coding sequence ATGAATAGACAGGCCACGGAATTGTCGAAGCTTATCAACATGTCAGAAAGCGGAGGCACCCCGGCTAAAGCGGCTCAAGGCGTACTGCCTTCGGTGCTTACCGAACTCTGCGCAGAAATTATCAAGGCGCTTCAAGTTCGTACCGAAGCAAAAGACTGGGAGCAATTCGAGGTCAAGCGAATCGCCGGCAATCCCAATCAACCGGTTCTGCTGCGAGGGTTTGGTCTACCCGACCGAGGTGGCGTCCAATATGCGCGCCTGGTCGTCACATTGGAAGAGTTGGGACGGCGACAGCAGCTTAGCACCGATCAAGCCAAAGAACGGTTTCAACTCACCAATAGGGAACAATCGGTCGTCGAGAACCTCGCAAAGGGGTGGACCAACAAGGAAATTGCGAACGCGCTCAAGATCACTGAACAGACGGTCAAAGAACATATTAAACACATCATGCGAAAAACAAACTCCACGACCCGAACTGGAGTGCTCGTGCAAATCTTCCGTTCCTGA